The following are encoded together in the Candidatus Methylomirabilis oxygeniifera genome:
- a CDS encoding protein of unknown function (Evidence 5 : No homology to any previously reported sequences), with the protein MRDGTLGLPEASEVRAHLAICRSCAREWEVTEALRAVIRDRASAPVAPAAFHAAMARLVEQQAAPMGWFARFQEACRLRPITAMALTAAMVLLILVPLNLHMLSKYETILPLVEESVNEHIRLTLREAPPEIPTRELQPLPVRHQQRLELSQSLSFPDDQEYRLVGGQVSYLLHRKALTVAYYHRPDRPITLLVLPGAGIRLPDRSVSLKGKVYWTIHHGFRTAHWRQGPLIYSLVSDSGEADLSPLIEKLRHK; encoded by the coding sequence ATGCGGGACGGCACCCTCGGCCTGCCGGAGGCGAGTGAGGTGCGTGCGCACCTGGCGATCTGCCGATCCTGTGCGAGGGAGTGGGAGGTGACGGAGGCGCTGCGTGCGGTCATTCGCGACCGAGCCAGCGCACCCGTCGCCCCGGCCGCTTTCCATGCCGCGATGGCGCGCCTGGTAGAGCAGCAAGCGGCGCCCATGGGCTGGTTCGCTCGCTTCCAGGAGGCCTGCCGTCTCCGGCCCATCACAGCGATGGCCCTCACGGCGGCGATGGTGCTGCTCATCCTGGTCCCGCTGAATCTGCATATGCTGTCCAAGTACGAAACTATTCTACCCCTGGTTGAGGAGTCGGTAAATGAGCACATTCGACTCACGCTTCGCGAGGCGCCGCCTGAGATCCCGACCAGGGAGTTGCAACCACTGCCTGTCAGACATCAACAACGGCTTGAACTTTCCCAATCGCTCTCCTTTCCCGACGATCAGGAGTATCGCCTGGTCGGGGGACAGGTAAGCTACCTGCTCCATCGGAAGGCGCTGACTGTGGCCTACTACCATCGGCCTGATCGGCCGATCACGCTACTGGTCTTACCCGGCGCAGGGATTCGGCTGCCGGACCGGTCGGTGAGCCTGAAGGGGAAAGTCTATTGGACCATTCATCACGGTTTTCGGACCGCACACTGGCGGCAAGGGCCGCTGATCTATTCGCTCGTCTCCGATTCCGGCGAAGCTGACCTGTCTCCTCTCATTGAAAAGCTTCGGCACAAATAG
- a CDS encoding protein of unknown function (Evidence 5 : No homology to any previously reported sequences), with product MADNEHMSGRAPSLINGMPSHGIPLITRTGKASVQSAGHSNTQQISGIALLKTFDFRCEQLLILARQPLFTTVLLVFLSLPQHYSQILPTLDHLL from the coding sequence ATGGCAGACAACGAGCATATGAGCGGCCGAGCGCCGAGCCTGATCAACGGTATGCCCTCGCACGGCATACCGTTGATCACGAGAACCGGGAAAGCCTCAGTTCAAAGTGCGGGTCATAGCAATACGCAACAAATATCAGGAATCGCATTGCTCAAGACCTTCGACTTCCGTTGTGAACAATTGTTGATACTTGCGCGTCAGCCGTTGTTCACGACTGTTCTCCTGGTCTTCCTTTCATTACCTCAGCACTACTCTCAAATTCTCCCAACCCTGGATCACCTCTTATGA
- a CDS encoding protein of unknown function (Evidence 5 : No homology to any previously reported sequences) gives MKSFGTNRIGLHDCDKPDHALPSNALPPQLRLPSVDFLEPLAPFRAFIHRREVRRDDVGGIVLWLAL, from the coding sequence TTGAAAAGCTTCGGCACAAATAGGATCGGGCTGCACGATTGCGACAAGCCGGATCACGCCTTACCGAGCAACGCATTGCCGCCCCAGCTTCGGTTACCTTCTGTCGATTTCCTGGAACCTCTTGCCCCCTTCAGGGCTTTTATACATAGAAGGGAGGTGAGAAGAGATGATGTGGGAGGGATTGTTCTCTGGCTGGCTCTCTGA
- a CDS encoding conserved membrane protein of unknown function (Evidence 4 : Homologs of previously reported genes of unknown function) gives MNLAIRDIRHNKDRFILTCLGLGLLISVVMAMSGIYAGLITDATALLRQVDADIWVVEKDTFGPFADDSRIPEDLQYNIRSVPGVVQAAPLSFRNMQLDYHGRTLRFYLVGYRWDGIGGPRHLIAGRQIGRKHYELVADQKLGLNLGDVLHLGLHDYTVVGLTMNIVSPAGDPVIYASLADAQELSFQKNNEAIRNERARLAARLKDFEKKAPGLAHELETTVEEIVGNTHIVNAVIARIDRRETPEAVAARILRWTHYTALTSAQEEEILTKHVIEKPRRQLGLFRIILLVISAVIIALIVYTLTIEKIRDLATLKLIGAANRRIVGLIMQQSLAMGILGYLIGATLIYATYDKFPRRIVLLPIDMGVLFIIVIALCAVGSLQGVRTALKVDPSVILGT, from the coding sequence ATGAACCTGGCCATTCGCGACATCAGGCATAACAAAGACCGATTTATCCTCACCTGTCTGGGCCTGGGGCTGCTGATTTCCGTCGTCATGGCGATGAGCGGCATCTATGCGGGCCTCATTACCGACGCAACTGCGCTTCTCCGCCAAGTCGATGCGGACATCTGGGTAGTGGAGAAAGACACCTTCGGACCCTTCGCCGACGACTCCCGCATCCCGGAAGATCTGCAGTACAACATCCGGTCAGTCCCCGGGGTGGTGCAAGCCGCACCCCTCTCTTTCCGCAATATGCAGCTCGATTACCACGGACGGACCCTGAGGTTCTATCTTGTCGGCTACCGCTGGGACGGCATCGGCGGCCCGCGCCATCTGATCGCCGGCCGACAGATCGGGCGTAAGCATTACGAGCTGGTGGCTGACCAGAAGCTCGGGCTCAATCTCGGTGACGTCCTCCATCTGGGGCTGCACGATTACACCGTGGTGGGGCTGACCATGAACATCGTCTCGCCGGCCGGCGATCCGGTCATCTACGCCTCTCTGGCCGATGCCCAGGAACTCTCATTCCAAAAGAACAATGAAGCGATTCGGAATGAGCGGGCCCGCCTGGCCGCACGCCTGAAAGACTTTGAGAAGAAAGCGCCCGGTCTCGCCCATGAGCTCGAGACTACGGTTGAAGAGATCGTAGGCAACACGCACATCGTCAACGCCGTCATCGCCAGAATCGATCGCCGAGAAACCCCCGAGGCCGTGGCCGCCAGAATCCTCCGGTGGACCCACTACACCGCCCTGACCAGTGCGCAGGAAGAGGAGATCCTCACGAAACACGTGATTGAGAAGCCCCGGCGACAGCTCGGGCTCTTCCGGATCATCCTGCTCGTCATCTCGGCTGTCATCATCGCGCTCATCGTCTACACGCTCACCATCGAGAAGATCCGGGATCTCGCGACGTTGAAGCTGATCGGTGCGGCAAATCGTCGGATCGTCGGGCTGATCATGCAGCAATCTCTGGCGATGGGCATCCTGGGCTACCTCATCGGGGCTACCCTCATTTATGCGACCTACGATAAGTTTCCCCGGCGCATTGTCCTGCTTCCGATCGACATGGGGGTCTTGTTTATCATCGTCATCGCCCTCTGCGCAGTCGGAAGCCTCCAGGGGGTGCGGACCGCGCTGAAGGTTGATCCATCGGTCATATTGGGGACCTGA
- a CDS encoding protein of unknown function (Evidence 5 : No homology to any previously reported sequences): protein MMWEGLFSGWLSEPHVMTILFTWFVQGVFCYSMFVLPYGRERKAQAREAAEAKRPTAVAGRPIAA from the coding sequence ATGATGTGGGAGGGATTGTTCTCTGGCTGGCTCTCTGAGCCTCACGTCATGACCATCCTGTTTACCTGGTTTGTACAGGGCGTGTTTTGCTACAGCATGTTCGTATTGCCCTACGGGCGAGAGCGGAAGGCGCAGGCAAGAGAGGCTGCGGAGGCTAAGAGGCCCACGGCGGTTGCGGGACGTCCGATCGCGGCTTGA
- a CDS encoding protein of unknown function (Evidence 5 : No homology to any previously reported sequences) — translation MRVSRCSRLFSWSSFHYLSTTLKFSQPWITSYDMSCLPTIQGVTYLHHAIPPLGARVMDQFYVSTHSRRRYNGNPSATGNRGPRRSGFSFRSTGSRFSYTGTSRSAESRRTEPPTTRASARFVTSPAVNRRYGYGGEG, via the coding sequence TTGCGCGTCAGCCGTTGTTCACGACTGTTCTCCTGGTCTTCCTTTCATTACCTCAGCACTACTCTCAAATTCTCCCAACCCTGGATCACCTCTTATGACATGTCTTGCCTTCCTACCATCCAAGGGGTAACCTATCTACATCATGCGATCCCTCCTTTGGGCGCGCGGGTGATGGACCAATTTTACGTTAGCACACACTCACGACGCCGTTATAACGGTAATCCGAGCGCAACAGGGAACCGAGGTCCGCGTCGAAGCGGGTTTTCGTTCCGCTCGACAGGAAGTCGGTTCAGCTATACAGGGACCTCTCGCTCCGCTGAGTCTCGTCGGACGGAGCCCCCGACGACAAGGGCAAGTGCGCGTTTTGTCACAAGCCCCGCGGTGAATAGACGATATGGGTATGGAGGTGAGGGATGA
- a CDS encoding exported protein of unknown function (Evidence 5 : No homology to any previously reported sequences) yields MEGLKKIRLIFMLLFAITVAGTVYADYLSAEEIKVRQPTQGEIGAMVRCATMNVKFQVASDTPVIDYKGKSYFFCCETCMDAFKKDPDKYAAATWPIEALKTRQPTQGEIGAMVRCATMNVKFQVASDTPVIDYKGKSYFFCCKPCMETFMRDPDVYVK; encoded by the coding sequence ATGGAAGGCCTGAAGAAGATTCGCTTGATTTTCATGCTGCTCTTCGCGATCACCGTAGCAGGAACCGTATATGCTGATTACCTGTCCGCAGAGGAGATCAAGGTTCGTCAACCAACCCAGGGTGAGATCGGCGCGATGGTCAGGTGTGCGACGATGAACGTAAAGTTTCAAGTCGCCAGCGATACGCCGGTCATCGATTACAAAGGAAAGAGCTATTTTTTCTGCTGTGAGACCTGCATGGACGCCTTCAAGAAAGATCCTGACAAGTACGCAGCAGCAACGTGGCCCATCGAGGCCTTGAAGACTCGTCAACCAACCCAGGGTGAGATCGGCGCGATGGTCAGGTGTGCGACGATGAACGTAAAGTTTCAAGTCGCCAGCGATACGCCGGTCATCGATTACAAAGGAAAGAGCTATTTTTTCTGCTGTAAGCCTTGCATGGAAACCTTTATGAGGGATCCTGATGTGTACGTAAAATGA
- a CDS encoding protein of unknown function (Evidence 5 : No homology to any previously reported sequences): protein MAMTTIGRLERLLAVCVLSSRALLIQLTPARSIRGQKHSRAIPFTCRRRKRTLAKRFALHPSAGVTITVGQEDDRGIYYL from the coding sequence ATGGCGATGACCACCATTGGTCGGTTGGAGCGCCTGCTGGCCGTGTGTGTGCTGAGTTCCCGCGCATTACTCATCCAACTGACGCCCGCCCGCTCTATCCGCGGTCAGAAGCACTCACGCGCCATACCGTTCACCTGCCGGAGGCGGAAAAGGACCCTCGCCAAGCGCTTTGCGTTGCATCCGTCAGCAGGGGTGACCATTACCGTTGGGCAGGAAGACGACCGAGGCATATATTATTTGTGA
- a CDS encoding Secretion protein HlyD gives MRGAKRSLALIAGLLFVAGCSSREEAPKTEEKRSVVTGVKVETIGLQPFPEVIRASGTVQSRRQSVLSAKITASVVAVPVTEGDRVKAGQVLVELDDRDVKAQRGRAEAGLREAKDALEEVEAVILAQGNAIDAAKAQEELALATLARYNTLLERRSVAPQEFDEVAARSKAASAELQRAREVRISLSARKSQTLAKIDQAQEALHHAQAVFGYTTIRAPFDGIIVAKNVEVGNLAAPGAPLLTVEDERYRLEATVQESEIRKIRIGQQAEAEIDAIGRTLSGPIVEIVPAADPQSRTFTVKIDLPHTRGLRSGFYGQARFAVGRQQALAIPRKAVVEQGQLEGVYVLDQDNIARLRLVKTGKVYEDQVEILTGLSAGERVIAEGVERVSDGSRVEKGG, from the coding sequence GTGCGAGGTGCAAAGCGGTCCCTTGCTCTTATTGCAGGCTTGCTTTTCGTTGCGGGATGCTCCTCAAGGGAGGAGGCGCCGAAGACCGAAGAGAAGCGGTCGGTCGTCACCGGGGTAAAGGTTGAGACGATCGGACTTCAGCCATTCCCGGAGGTGATCAGAGCGTCAGGGACGGTACAGTCGAGGAGGCAGAGCGTGCTCTCGGCGAAGATTACGGCCTCGGTCGTGGCCGTCCCTGTCACAGAGGGTGACCGGGTGAAGGCCGGTCAGGTACTGGTGGAACTTGACGACCGGGATGTGAAGGCCCAGCGCGGGCGGGCCGAAGCCGGGCTTCGCGAGGCAAAAGATGCGCTCGAAGAGGTCGAGGCGGTCATCCTGGCGCAGGGGAACGCCATTGATGCCGCAAAGGCTCAGGAAGAGCTGGCGCTGGCCACGCTTGCCAGATACAACACCCTGCTGGAGCGTCGCTCCGTCGCGCCTCAAGAGTTCGACGAGGTGGCCGCCCGGTCTAAGGCCGCATCGGCCGAACTGCAAAGGGCCCGGGAGGTGCGGATCTCTCTGTCCGCCAGGAAGAGCCAGACGTTGGCAAAGATCGACCAGGCTCAGGAGGCGCTGCACCACGCTCAGGCGGTCTTCGGCTACACGACGATCCGGGCTCCCTTCGACGGAATCATCGTCGCCAAGAATGTTGAGGTCGGCAACCTTGCCGCCCCCGGTGCGCCTCTCCTGACGGTAGAAGACGAGCGATATCGCCTCGAGGCCACTGTCCAGGAGTCGGAGATCAGGAAGATTCGGATCGGGCAGCAGGCGGAGGCCGAGATCGATGCTATCGGCCGAACGCTGTCCGGTCCCATCGTCGAGATCGTCCCGGCGGCCGATCCTCAAAGCCGGACATTCACCGTGAAGATCGACCTGCCCCACACGCGGGGCCTTCGATCCGGCTTCTACGGACAGGCCCGCTTTGCCGTCGGCCGGCAACAGGCGCTGGCGATCCCTCGCAAGGCGGTCGTCGAGCAAGGTCAGCTTGAAGGCGTCTACGTCCTCGATCAGGACAACATCGCGCGTCTCCGGCTGGTGAAAACGGGCAAGGTGTACGAGGATCAGGTTGAGATCCTAACCGGCCTCAGCGCGGGCGAGCGCGTCATCGCGGAAGGGGTAGAACGGGTCTCCGACGGCAGCCGTGTGGAGAAGGGAGGATGA
- a CDS encoding putative RNA polymerase sigma factor (Evidence 3 : Function proposed based on presence of conserved amino acid motif, structural feature or limited homology): MNRPSLPEEERDRFARSLLQHLDALYSFAWWLTHRREEIDDLVQETLLRAMRSAHQFQSGTNLKAWLFSILKHEWFRRAGLTRREVAADSFSDNEEAPDREWAIETDVIRSALQKDLDEALRTLPEEYRSAVLLFDLYEFSLKETAQILAVPDGTVKSRLARGRQMLRGRLLAYSRGSGNVEL; the protein is encoded by the coding sequence ATGAATCGGCCATCGCTACCCGAAGAAGAGAGGGATCGCTTCGCCCGGTCGCTACTTCAGCACCTTGATGCCCTCTATAGCTTCGCCTGGTGGCTGACGCATCGCCGGGAAGAGATCGACGATCTGGTCCAGGAGACCCTCCTCCGCGCTATGCGGTCCGCCCACCAGTTTCAGTCTGGAACCAATCTGAAGGCATGGCTCTTTAGTATATTGAAGCATGAGTGGTTCCGGCGCGCGGGACTGACCAGGCGGGAGGTTGCAGCCGATTCTTTCTCGGACAACGAAGAGGCTCCGGATCGGGAGTGGGCGATCGAGACCGACGTCATTCGCTCAGCACTCCAGAAGGATCTGGATGAGGCGCTTCGCACGCTCCCTGAAGAATACCGGAGCGCGGTCCTTCTCTTTGATCTGTATGAGTTTTCGCTGAAGGAAACGGCTCAGATCCTGGCCGTACCCGACGGAACCGTAAAGTCTCGTCTGGCCAGAGGCCGTCAGATGTTGCGTGGTCGGCTGCTGGCATATAGCAGAGGGTCCGGCAATGTTGAGTTGTGA
- a CDS encoding putative ABC transporter, ATP-binding protein (Evidence 3 : Function proposed based on presence of conserved amino acid motif, structural feature or limited homology; Product type pt : putative transporter): MEPVVRVRKLTKVYGSGDTAVTALADAGLEVFPAELVAIIGPSGSGKTTLLTAIGCVKEPTSGYIEIDGRVVFDNGWHKVDLLQLRREKIGFILQSFNLLPFLTTLENVLIAMDLVGKRGKEARERATGLLDYLQVAHRLGTYPESLSGGEKQRVAIARAMANDPKILLADEPTAQLDTERGKTVMSLMKKLAKEKRSAVIVVTHDRRMVEDFDRIYMLEDGRMLNHQ; the protein is encoded by the coding sequence ATGGAGCCGGTAGTCCGCGTACGCAAGCTCACGAAGGTCTATGGGAGCGGGGATACGGCGGTCACGGCTCTGGCAGACGCCGGCCTGGAAGTATTTCCCGCCGAACTTGTCGCCATCATCGGACCAAGCGGATCGGGGAAAACGACGCTTCTGACTGCCATCGGGTGCGTCAAGGAACCCACGAGCGGCTACATCGAGATCGACGGTCGGGTGGTCTTTGACAACGGCTGGCATAAGGTGGACCTCCTCCAACTTCGCCGCGAAAAGATCGGGTTCATCCTTCAATCGTTTAACCTCCTCCCCTTCCTGACCACCCTGGAAAATGTGCTCATCGCTATGGACCTGGTGGGCAAGCGGGGGAAAGAGGCCAGAGAGAGGGCGACCGGCTTGCTTGACTATCTGCAAGTAGCGCACCGCCTCGGTACGTACCCGGAGAGCCTTTCCGGCGGGGAGAAGCAGCGGGTCGCCATCGCCCGAGCGATGGCGAACGACCCCAAGATCCTCCTCGCGGATGAGCCTACGGCTCAACTTGATACGGAACGGGGGAAGACCGTGATGAGCCTCATGAAAAAGCTGGCCAAGGAGAAGCGCTCCGCCGTGATCGTCGTCACGCACGATCGCAGGATGGTAGAGGACTTCGATCGCATTTACATGCTGGAGGACGGGAGGATGCTGAATCATCAGTAA
- a CDS encoding putative Outer membrane efflux protein precursor (Evidence 3 : Function proposed based on presence of conserved amino acid motif, structural feature or limited homology) translates to MRAEKSVLACGVMLVVAFGPGVAGAQEEARGMTLPRAIEIALEKSPLLQTARHRVGAAVAGVDRARAGFLPKLNLSESFTRSDDPAFVFSSKLSQGRFAQDDFQIGRLNDPSAMTNFRTILALSQPLYTGGKVSIGFEQAKLNREASAQGLDRTRQEVVFHVARAYDGVLLAQTDLEVATAAIQAAEANRDLASIRFETGLVVESDLLSADVRLARLQEQAITARNTLTLAKAALNDVMGFPLDQPFDVTDRLTQRATRSQELTELERLALERRPDYRRLGFEEGALNRGIGLAQAEFLPTVGATASYELNHLKFAADGRDSWFVGVAFQWNLFNGLEDRAKVAEAQAHFSEIQAVRTRMASRIRLETKEAFLALKTAEARIGVAQRAVGQAEEALRIVKDRYEAGLTTIVDLVASEAALTQSRGNLAQALYDHNVGLAALELAVGTIGKESF, encoded by the coding sequence ATGAGGGCGGAAAAGAGCGTCCTGGCGTGCGGTGTGATGTTGGTGGTAGCCTTCGGTCCCGGCGTTGCGGGCGCCCAGGAAGAGGCGCGAGGCATGACGCTTCCCCGCGCCATCGAGATCGCCCTGGAGAAAAGCCCCCTCCTTCAGACTGCCCGACATCGGGTAGGCGCGGCCGTCGCCGGTGTAGATCGGGCCAGGGCCGGCTTCCTCCCGAAACTGAATCTCAGCGAATCGTTCACCCGCTCCGACGATCCGGCATTTGTCTTCAGCTCGAAACTCAGCCAGGGCCGATTTGCCCAGGACGACTTCCAGATAGGGCGCCTGAACGATCCGAGTGCCATGACCAACTTCCGAACGATCCTCGCGTTGTCCCAGCCGCTCTATACCGGCGGCAAGGTCTCGATCGGATTCGAACAGGCGAAGCTGAACCGGGAGGCGAGCGCACAGGGCCTCGACCGAACCAGGCAGGAGGTGGTCTTCCACGTGGCCAGGGCGTACGACGGCGTCCTGCTGGCCCAGACCGATCTGGAGGTGGCAACGGCCGCGATCCAGGCGGCGGAGGCCAACCGGGATCTGGCCAGTATCCGGTTCGAGACAGGGCTGGTGGTCGAATCCGATCTGCTGTCGGCTGATGTCCGCCTGGCCCGTCTGCAGGAGCAGGCCATTACGGCCCGGAACACGCTCACCCTTGCCAAAGCCGCGTTGAACGACGTGATGGGCTTCCCGTTAGACCAGCCGTTCGACGTCACGGATCGACTGACTCAGAGGGCAACTCGTTCTCAGGAGCTGACCGAATTGGAACGGCTTGCGCTGGAGCGGCGCCCTGACTATCGGCGGCTGGGCTTCGAGGAAGGGGCGCTCAACCGGGGGATCGGGTTGGCTCAGGCCGAATTCCTGCCGACCGTGGGCGCCACCGCAAGCTATGAGCTGAACCATCTGAAGTTCGCCGCCGATGGCCGGGACAGTTGGTTTGTCGGGGTCGCCTTTCAGTGGAATCTGTTCAACGGCCTGGAGGATCGCGCGAAGGTCGCGGAAGCCCAGGCCCACTTTTCAGAGATCCAGGCCGTTCGGACCAGGATGGCCAGCCGGATTCGACTCGAGACCAAGGAGGCGTTTCTGGCGCTCAAGACCGCCGAAGCGCGGATCGGGGTGGCGCAACGGGCGGTGGGCCAGGCCGAAGAGGCGTTGCGCATCGTGAAGGATCGGTATGAGGCGGGTCTGACCACAATCGTCGATCTCGTCGCCAGTGAGGCCGCCCTGACCCAGTCAAGAGGCAACCTCGCCCAGGCCCTGTATGATCATAACGTGGGTCTCGCAGCCCTGGAACTGGCGGTGGGAACCATCGGCAAAGAGTCATTCTGA